The Terriglobales bacterium nucleotide sequence TCCTTAAGAGTTTCCCGAACGGCACATCATGCTCGAGGTACAGGATGTCCCGGAAAGCCTGGACTTTACTCGGATGATAATAGAACATTAGTAATACCCCGGTGAAGGTGAGCACGAAGAAGAGGTAGAAGGTGATGCCGCCCATGCCCCAGGTATAGCGATAGCGCACGGCGTCGCGGTTGATCTTGGCGGGGTGCAGGTGCAGGAAGACGTTCGACAGCACGCCCAAGGCCCGGTTGCGCGGCGTATCGTCGTGCTTGTGGCGGAAGATGGAGGTGAAGATCTGGGTCTTGGTGGGCTCCTTCAGCCCTTCTTTCTGCTCCTTGAGCTTGTCGAGCATCTCCCCGGGCAGGCTCTTGGCGTCCTGCTTGACCTGATCCAGCAGGCCGGTCGCCTTGCCGCCGTTCTCTTTGTTCTCGTCCGCCATGGTCACCTCTGCGCGTTAGACCGGGAGGTAGGCTCCCGGATCGTTGAAGTGGCTGGGCTGGCCCTTGGGCCACTGGAAGAGCCGGCTGGTGTCGACCACGATCTGCCCGGTGGGATCGAGTTCGACGTGGGCGCGGTCCATGGGCCGCGGCGCCGGTCCTTCGAAGTTGATGCCCTCGCTGTCGTAGCCGGAGCCGTGGCACGGGCACTTGAACTTGTTCTCCGCCGGCTTCCAGTCGGGGGTACAGCCCAGGTGCGTGCACTTGGCGTAGATCACGAAGATGCGGTCGGGGGTGCGGTCCACCCAGATGCGGTATTTCTGCTGGAACTTGGTGTCCACGCCCAGGGCGAAGTCGGAGGCATAGCCGATCTTGAAGACGGTGTTGGGCTCGAACAGGGTGCGGGGCAGGAAGAAGCGGAAGAAGGCC carries:
- a CDS encoding Rieske 2Fe-2S domain-containing protein codes for the protein MADEGVKAPPAAKPPVATGSGQTDATKYVGTPAVGTSKAAAAGGVAAVGPSNTEIDKRRRRLVWSGVAAFLAAWFLAFFRFFLPRTLFEPNTVFKIGYASDFALGVDTKFQQKYRIWVDRTPDRIFVIYAKCTHLGCTPDWKPAENKFKCPCHGSGYDSEGINFEGPAPRPMDRAHVELDPTGQIVVDTSRLFQWPKGQPSHFNDPGAYLPV